The Salmo trutta chromosome 6, fSalTru1.1, whole genome shotgun sequence genomic sequence GATCCATTCATTTATGTTGTGTTCAGATCACTGTTTATATCAGGATCAACAGTTCATTGGTGTTCTTCTGCCATCTGGTGGCCACAATACAAACTGATATacatgtctgtttctctctctctctctctctctctctctctctctctctctctctctctctttcaccccatctctctctctctctctctctctctctctcgctccctctctccctctctctctctctctctctctctctccctctctctctctctctctgtatctctaggtTTGTGGATGGCACTGAGACAGACAGTGTTAGTAGTTTGGGCCAGAAGTTTGACTTCAGCCCCAGTGTGACCCAGAACATCCCACCCAGCTCTAGTCCAGGTAGGCCACATTCATAACCTCCTAAACACAATACTGTACAGCATTGCTATGCATAGTGATATCCTTTAATCTAGATGAGCACACACAACTGTTCTGGGATATTTCAATGTGCTGCTAAGTGGGTTTTATAACTCTTTAGAACTTATTTGCTCTCTTTCCTGcatgagctctctctctcccaccgcCGATGACatggacgtcgattaaggcagccccccgcatctctctgattcagaggggttgggttaaatgtggaagacacatttcagttgaatgcattcagttgtgcaactacCTAGGTTTCCCCCtctcctattttctctctctctctctctctctctctctctctctctctctctgtgtctgtctacaGGAATGCAGGAGGATGCAGAGACCGTACAGACTATTACTAAACTGACAGAAGAGGTGAGTGGCATACGGCAGCACCACTGAGGAATAACTGCCATTCCTAGACTGGATTTTAATGGCAATTCTTAACTTTGCCTTATttgttcctccctctccccttctccctgccCTATGCCCTACTCTCTCCCTGCCCATGTCCTGCCCCCTTCCCAGATGACTAGCCTATCCCTGCAAGTGTCACAGGTCAGCCAGGACCTCCAGGAAATGACACGGCTGCTCAAGCCCCTCCTCCAGCCCCTCCTCCTCCAAGGCTCTTCCCagtccatcctctcctcccttatGGCTGCCCTGACTCCGCCCACCAGTGAGACTCTCAGTagctccacccctccacctcccaaaACTCCTTCCAACACCAACTTACTGCTGTTGGAAGATACAGAGATAGGGGAGGTAGGGGGGGAGgtagggggggagaggagacaccTGGATTGCCACTTCCAGACACCTTCCGGGGGTCTGACACCCATCCCCCTGCCCCATCCTCACCCGGCTTCTATAGGGGCAGAGATGACCCCGACTAGCCCTGTTCAGCTCAGCTTCATCGACGAGGAGAGGACCACTGTCTGAGAGAAAGGATTCACCAACACAGGACTGGCATGACGAGACTGGCATCCTGGCATGGCTGGCATGACACCCCTCATATCACTGCATGAGGCACATGCCCACGGCTGCCCTGGGTTACTGTTTATTTAATACTAAGATAACATGAAGTAAGTTATTATTACCACATGTATTTTTTCCTAATATGAAATGTTATGAACTGACCAGTTATTGTTATACCATATCTATCACTGGCTATGATTAAATGAAACacatcaaaaatataaacgtctTGTTTTACAGTTTAGGCTCTAATTGGTTTGACGCAGAGTGACTGCAGAGAGGATCTTGTCCATTGGTTGTTGGCTGTATTACACATTGTCAGACACCAAACACACAATAAAAACACAACTGGTCAGCTGCTTGCCAGTCAGGGTTTTATTTTAGCTGGTGGCCGTGGCTCAGTGTTAGGCCCATCTCTTGGGTGCCCATTGGTTGGTGTTGAGAATGGTAGGAGATGACTTGATCGAGCATTGGGCAGGAGGGATCGGATTGGTTGGGCGAGAGGGGGACAACTCTAGACCCTGGTTACTCAGTGAGGCGTCTGAAGGACTGGACGTTGGGACACACCGCGCCCCAGTCCGTGGGCTTGCGGTACTCGCCCTTCTCCAGGAGATACTGACGGCCCTTGTAGTTGGGGTGCTCGTAGAAGACCCACCAGCCGCCCAGCACCTTGCAGGAGTGCACCTCGCGCCAGTGGAACTTCTCCAGCATGGAGGGGCAGTCCTCGGTGGCCTCGAACGCCTGGCCTGCCAAGTCTCCCTTCCCATACAGCTGCAGCTTGTAGGGGATACCGCTAGCCTGGAGGAGGGGGGTAAGGTGGGGGCATCAGTACAGAGGGGAGGGCAGGATAGGTCAAACGGAAGGAAGCAGGGATATAGAAAGACATCAGACATATTCTGGATCTCATTCTCAGATCTCTACAATTCAAGATGATCAACAGGATTTAAATACTGAATGTTACACCAGCTGCATGCTGGGTAAGTCTAGTCTATGTTACTGCTACATTAATACTGAATGTTACACCAGCTGCATGCTGGGTAAGTCTAGTCTATGTTACTGCTACATTAATACTGAATGTTACACCAGCTGCATGCTGGGTAAGTCTAGTCTATGTTACTGCTACATTAATACTGAATGTTACACCAGCTGCATGCTGGGTAAGTCTAGTCTATGTTACTGCTACATTAATACTGAATGTTACACCAGCTGCATGCTGGGTAAGTCTAGTCTATGTTACTGCTACATTAATACTGAATGTTACACCAGCTGCATGCTGGGTAAGTTGAGTCTATGTTACTGATACATTAATACTGAATGTTACACCGGCTGCATGCTGGGTAAGTTGAGTCTATGTTACTGCTACATTAATACTGAATGTTACACCAGCTGCATGCTGGGTAAGTCTAGTCTATGTTACTGCTACATTAATACTGAATGTTACACCAGCTGCATGCTGGGTAAGTCTAGTCTATGTTACTGCTACATTAATACTGAATGTTACACCAGCTGCATGCTGGGTAAGTCTAGTCTATGTTACTGCTACATTAATACTGAATGTTACACCAGCTGCATGCTGGGTAAGTCTAGTCTATATTACTGCTACATTAATACTGAATGTTACACCGGCTGCATGCTGGGTAAGTCTAGTCTATGTTACTGCTACATTAATACTGAATGTTACACCAGCTGCATGCTGGGTACGTCTAATCTAACTTCCTGCTACATTACATTGATATTTCATAACTCCTTGTAATTATCTCTGATTAAGACAAAAACAACTggaaaatacatactgtatatttgtgTATTTCTAGAACAGATACACAGTATTCATGTAACTCTATCtatataacaatatatatataacattatctaaataagaatatatacaatTCCCCTAGAGTCAAAAAACACATCTACAAGTTTGATGCACACTGACTCAGGTGCGAATGGAACTCTATTCgctgtttagtgcactactttagaccagggcccattgggcactactttagaccagggcccattgggcactactttagactagggGGCACAGAAAATACCTTTCTCTCTTCTACACAACTACACCACCTCTTTACCATAATGGCTCATCCACTTACAAAGTGAACCATCTTGCAGGAGCAGACGTGGTCGTTGAGGCCCATCCAGCGCTGGTAGTCAGGGTACTCTTCCCTGGTCAGTACATACTGGTAGCCGGTGTAGTTGGGCCTCTCGTACACCACCCAGGCACCACTCTCCACCCTGATGGAGTTACAGCGGCTCAGGTAGGAATGGAAGTCTGTGCAGTCGCTGTCACACTCATAGCGTCGGCCCTGGTAGTTCTTGTCCTCGTAGAACACGATCTGGAGAGACAGAATACAATAGACTGTATTCTGATAACAGATTGACCTATGTTGTTGTCCCCTTGAGCTAAATCTAATGTCCATTTGGAACCATTAAAAGACTGTTATCCTAACTGGGTACTACTAGTGTTTACTACTGATCACATTGGTCACGTAGACATGTTTTGCAGTTGTTATCgcaggtgtagagaaatgcttatgttcctgactccaacagtgcagcaattcCTAACAATACATGCAAATcccaaaaatacaaataaataatacaaatgtaaaaatattagaacgagcaatatcagagtccggaatatattGCAAATATATACattatggtgtgtatagacagtatatgaatagaaaatatGTGTACGGCAGTagttgactagaatacagtatatacatataaagtgggaaAAACAgtatgtgaacattattaaagtgaccagtgttccattattaaagtgaccagtgttccatgtctatgtacatagggcagcagtctctaaggtacagggttgagtaccgggtggtagccggctagtaacagtgactaagttcagggcagggtacagaGCGGAGGCTgactagtggtgactgtttaacaatctgatggcttggagatagaagctgttaatcagtctctcagtcccagctttgatgcacctgtactgtcctccttctggatggtagcggggtgaacaggccgtggctcgggtgactgaggtccttgatgatgttcttggccttcctgtaacaccgggtgctgtagatgtcctgaagggcaggcagtgtggccccggtgatgtgttgggctgaccgcaccaccctctggagagcctttcgGGTGTggacagtgcagttgccgtaccaggcagtgatacagcccgacaggatgctctcaattgtacatctgtaaaagtttgtgagggtcttaggtgacaagccacatttcttcagcctcctgagtttgaagaggcgctgttgctccttcttcaccacactgtctgtgtggatggactaTTTcagttgtcagtgatgtgtatgcagaAAAACTTGAATATTTTTACCTTCTCAACTGcggcccgtcgatgtggatacgggggtgctccctctgaagtttcctgaagtccatgatcagctccttcattttgttgacattgagggagaggttatttttctggcaccactcagccagggccctcacctcctccctgtaggctgtctcgtcattgtttgtAATCAGGtctgccactgttgtgtcatctgcaaacttggtgattgagttggagacgtgcgtggccacgcagtcatgggtgaacaaggagtacaagagggggctgagcattcacccctgtggggccccagtgttgaggatcagcatagtggaggtattgttgcctaccttcaccagctGGGgttggccagtcaggaagtccaggacccagttggacAGGGCGGGGTTCGGACCCAAGGCCCTGAGCTTTGTGATgcgcttggagggtactatagtgttgaatgctgagctgtagtcggtgaacagcattcttacataggtattactcttgtccagatgggatagggcagtgtgcagtgcgatggcgattgcatcatctgtggatctgttggggtgctatgcaaattgtagtggatctagggtgttgggtaaggtggaggtgatatgatccttaactagtctctcaaagcacttcatgatgacagaagtgagtgctacggggcgatagtcatttagttccagttaccttcactttcttgggtacaggaacaatggtggacatcttgaagcaagtggggacagcaaactgggatagggagagattgaatatgtccgtaaacggACGCAggactcaaccttcgcctcccgagcacgttggggagttgcagcgatgagacaagatcaaaattggggagaaaaacggggtaaaatacaaaaaataccaataataataatctgtgattgtctggagtccctgtcacatacgtctcgtgtctgagttggtgaattgtgactccactttgtctcgcCTGTTTGATTGCTTTACGGCGGGcatagctggtctgtttgtactcgtccatgttcccagtcaccttgccgtggttaaatgtggtggttcgcgctttcagttttgcatgaatgctgccatctatccacagtttctggtttggaTAAGTTCTAATTGTCACCGTGGGAACATCATcctctatacacttcctgatgaacccagtcaccgtgggaacaacatcctctatgcacctCCTGGTGAActcagtcacagtgggaacaacatcctctatgtacCTCCTGGTGAActcagtcacagtgggaacaacatcctctatgtacCTCCTGGTGAActcagtcacagtgggaacaacatcctctatgtacCTCCTGGTGAActcagtcacagtgggaacaacatcctctatgtacCTCCTGGTGAActcagtcacagtgggaacaacatcctctatgtacCTCCTGATGAACCCaccgtgggaacaacatcctctatgtacCTCCTGGTGAActcagtcacagtgggaacaacatcctctatgcacctCCTGGTGAActcagtcacagtgggaacaacatcctctatgtacCTCCTGGTGAActcagtcacagtgggaacaacatcctctatgcacctCCTGGTGAActcagtcacagtgggaacaacatcctctatgtacctcctgatgaactcagtcacagtgggaacaacatcctctatgtacctcctgatgaactcagtcacagtgggaacaacatcctctatgtacCTCCTGGTGAActcagtcacagtgggaacaacatcctctatgcacctCCTGATGAAatcagtcacagtgggaacaacatcctctatgtacctcctgatgaactcagtcacagtgggaacaacatcctctatgtacctcctgatgaactcagtcacagtgggaacaacatcctctatgtacCTCCTGGTGAACcgagtcacagtgggaacaacatcctctatgtacCTCCTGGTGAACCCaccgtgggaacaacatcctctatgtacCTCCTGGTGAActcagtcacagtgggaacaacatcctctatgcacctcctgatgaacccagtcacagtgggaacaacatcctctatgcacctCATGGTGAActcagtcacagtgggaacaacatcctctatgtacCTCCTGGTGAACTCAGTCACAGTGGGAAAAAATCCTCTATGCACCTCCTGATGAACCCAGtgacagtgggaacaacatcctctatgtacCTCCTGGTGAACTCAGTCACAGAGTCAGTGTATACgccaatgttattctcagaggcaacccagaatatatcccagtccgcatgatcgAAAAttatcttgaagcatggattccgattggtcagaccaatgtTGAACCATCCTTAGCTATAGTAGTTCTGGTGTTTGTATCAACAGTATCAAACAATGCTACGATCAATGACATTATCGAAGCTAACATACGGCATAGCATGAGAATAAACTCCCTGCCTACTGCCTGAAGACTATCGTCAATTCAAGAAGACTCATTTCAAATGAGCATTGACTAAATTGACACATACTCAATGACTTAGTTATAACAGACAGAATGCAGCAACCGCTCCCCACACTATCTGACAACATCAAAACATAGACTACTGCATCCGTCCTTCAGTTTAAAAGTCACCCTTTGAAGCAATCAAATCATAGAATCCCCTTGCAGGTATTAAGTATGTTTTAGACAATGTTTATTTTTTGCGTTCCCCTCCAaacaccggtgtgtgtgtgtgtgtgtctgtgtgtgtgtgtgtgacgccaCTGTGCTCCTTCAGCTAAAGCCGTTATCCTGTCCTCCGGTCGTTCCATACTCACCCGTCCCATCTTTGACATGGTTGTAGTACTGCCCAAGTCTCCCTGTGTGAGGTGGTGCTGGTTCCCGTACCCGCTCCCCCTCCCTTTTATACCAGCCGGGCCGGGCCAGGCTGGGCCTTTGTTTTATCAAACCGCTACAAATGCTTTGTCATGAAAATGAGATCCAAAAATTGAGTCAGTGATTCGAATGCTGTTCATGTCATTTCCAGAAAAGACAAGTGGGGATTATATGGCATAAAGGACTGAACTGACTGAACACGCGGGGGGGGGGCACTGACCCTgtgaacagccccccccccctaactCCCCACCCCACTGAGgtaaacacacaaacagatacacacacatgccaATATTATAAAGATCAAGACACTCACTaaccgacagacacacacaccaaatcacTTTTCACACATTTGGTTTTTAATAAACActcaccacaggaggttggtggcaccataattggggaggatgggttcgtggtaatgactggagcggcatcagtggaatggtatcaaatacatcaacacatggtttccaggtgttgattccattccattgactccattctggccattattatgagccatcctcccctcagctgcctcctgtgacacacacattAATAACAATATCAGTGCCACAGCCAAGACCTCTGCCAAAATGTGAGATCCCAGATGAGTTGGATTATTGCGTTCCAGGACATTGAGAGAACAGAACTGCTGAGTCAACTCCCTCTGTTCTCTATCAAAATACCAACATAATCAATAGCTGCACCGTTTCATCCAATGATCAAGCTGGAAAGCAGCTGTCATTCAAGTCAATGACCAATCATTACAGCATTAGGCTACTGCTGGGTTGTGACAGAGCCGTCGTACCCGCCCAATGAGGGGAGGGTTCACATGGCCTCTATGggcctgtttgtttgtgtgtggaaTGGATGCAATACAAcactacaatacaacactacaatacaacattacaatacaataagACATATCAATACAATACTACAATACAATAATATAATGCTACAATACAATACTACAATACAATAagacaatataatataatacgataatacaatacaataatacAACACAATAACACAAGACAATAATACAATCAATGAATACATCAATACATAAATGAAATAGTACAATAATACAAtcaaataatacaataatacaacacaataatacaaaacaataatacaatacaaaaataaaatacaattcaataatacaatacaaaaatacaattcAATGGtacaacaatacaacacaatacaataatacaacacattacaataatgcaatactatacaatacactacatgacaatAATACAAGACAACAATACAATGAAATAGTACAATACTACAATACAATACTACAAGACaacaatacaaaaatacaatacaataatacaataatacaatataatacaataaagtaatataatacagtaatacaataaaataatacaataatacaataatataaGTAAGGTGGGATAATCAACGAGCGGTTATGCATAATGGAAAATAATACAACTCTgtggaaggtcagttccactCAGCTTGCGCGTCACACACCGTAACGTCTTCATTCCTTTCCGGAGAATGCATGgagccccgagttgattatccctttcatACCTTGAATATAATTTATCACATTTTccgctagaaatgtgttcattttccgctagaaatgtgttcattttccgctagaaatgtgttcatttgttgGTAGAAATGTGTTCAGTATCCActaaagtagctagcaagtttactataGTGCTACAATAGTTgccgtggtaaccaaacaaacagactagTTCAGCTAActaaaccatcagtcctagcttgccattatgaaaaacgaattcaacaatgccaaaaatgctttcaattcgacttttgctttcaaaagcacctcaaacatagaacatgtaagaatgaactaaaGCCATTGAATTATACCATGCAAATATACCATGccttatagggaaataatgcacactctagaatgcccttcgagacaatcagaaacaagtattcaacaatgccatggtataattcTCTATATTTGCCAGAGAGTTGAGAAGCACCAGAGAGCTGATACTGTAACTACTGCATGGACACCTCTCTATCAGTCTGGTGAATTCTGGTTCTAGACTGATTGACTTCCTGTCTCTGACCTGGTGAGACTGACAGAGGCACATTCATCTAGCTATTGAAATAGGCAGTAGTCTTGCAGTAAACACATTTTTGTGGCTGGTGTGTATATGGGTAGCCTCACTGTTCAATGTTGGAATCCTTGTCCAATTCTCTACTTTAAATAACCACAGCGCAGCACTCAAACGTAACTAAACTGTCTTGCCACTGTCTGTCAGCGACACCTGTCTGTCACCCTGCACCTCCAGCAGCTGCCACAAGGGGGCAGCATCTCCACAGTATAAAGCCTCCTATCATGTGTTCACTAAATGTATCAGTTGAAAAGGAAATTAGGTAATTTTTCCATTCTGGTCTCCATGGTTTCTGTTGGTTGAAAGAGTCCACATCAGTCATGGTCTCCATGGCGATGAGGTGGCAAGCCAGCACACTTCGCTAACAAACTTACTTAACCCCTGGGACAGTGACTGACATTGCTATTGTCTTTCTAAGTTCACAAATAAGTTGGTCTCCAATAACCACCATTTATTTGTATTAGTCTATGGCCTAATGAATTGGTTTGGCATTGGCAGTACTAAGTATGGTGTTGGATAGTGGAGACAGGTGTTGTGAAACAGACCCAGAGGAGTGTCTTGTTTGGGTTTATTCAGTCAGTTTCATGCTATTGCACTACATTTTCATGCAATTAGTTCAGTTTCAAATGTAAACATGTCAATATTTACAGTTACAGGCAAGGAGAGAAAGATTGTTTGCCTTGAGTTCTGGTGGAAGCCGTCTTTGAGGGGGCCCTAAAtcaccccaccccacacacacaaacacacgcaaacTTGTGCACGCATATACACATAGACATGCAAGCGtgtgcacacgcatacacacagacTTGTCTCTCCTGGATCAGGGTTAATAACTGTGTGGTTAGCTGTCAGAGGCACTTAGTGTGAAGCTGGGCAGGCAGAGACggctaacatacacacacacacacacacacacacacacacacacacacacacacacacacacacacacacacacacacacacacacacacacaggctctctGGCTGTTAAGGAGCCCTGGCTCTGcacagagaggaggatgggatgaatgaaagagagaaaggaaggcaGGCAGGACAAAGGGTAGTTATTCCAACAGTAAGAGAGGTTAAGTGTGATGTTGTCCCTTACAGGTGAGATCTGCTGAGACATAATGAGACTGGACAACTTCCTTCATCCACAagttcacacacactgtctggaaAGAGGACGCTCCCCCACAACCAACTCTCTCAGATATATGGACTCAACTACCTCCATAACATGCTGCCATAGCCGCAGGAagtcttttttttttggggggggggtctgctaataaaggcccaatgcactacttttgtggaAAAAAATtcaactaaatgtatttgagtgttaaccagcatttgtaacttgagtctgacaattatctgtacaaaacagttagtaatacttgtggaatataaaaatacttgcttgacatacagtatgttttctaGTTTCTTGAAAAACAACCTATTTCTGTGtgtaaactgaaatggtctattcaTTCCCTTCACATTTTAGTAAACTC encodes the following:
- the LOC115196475 gene encoding gamma-crystallin S-like, which gives rise to MDIRFSSRGQQHRSICYQNTVYCILSLQIVFYEDKNYQGRRYECDSDCTDFHSYLSRCNSIRVESGAWVVYERPNYTGYQYVLTREEYPDYQRWMGLNDHVCSCKMVHFASGIPYKLQLYGKGDLAGQAFEATEDCPSMLEKFHWREVHSCKVLGGWWVFYEHPNYKGRQYLLEKGEYRKPTDWGAVCPNVQSFRRLTE